Proteins co-encoded in one Bradyrhizobium sp. 170 genomic window:
- the bamA gene encoding outer membrane protein assembly factor BamA: MEIRRITQHNRSFRSGLAACRLASALGLIFATPVVAETASPSQGSIIVEGNRRVDAETVRSYFHPAPDGHFDDAARDAALKALIATGLFEKVSIERVGGRLVVHLSEAPVLDRVAFEGNKKVKDTDLAAAVEAKPRGSLQRSTVQADAGRIIEAYRRAGRSEVRVEPQIIDRGNGRVDLIYAITEGAKTPVRQIDFTGNKAFGKRQLSAVIKTSATHMLSFLTGGNVYDPDRVAQDREQLRLYYRSKGYADVSVPSATAEYDPAMKGFTLNFAIDEGPLYHFREVSVACNVPGLDCDKLRALPTAHPGAVFDGNALDKTTELLAIEMSKLGYPFAQAIPRLTRDAATQRIDVAFVIEQGPRAYVERIEIHGNTRTRDYVIRREFDIAEGDAYNKTLIDRAERRLKNLNYFKTVKISNRPGSAPDHVILDVEAVDQATGDFNVAGGYSTVDGALVEVKVGERNFYGTGKNVQATFTYGQYARGINLAASEPYFLGTKVAAGIELFGRQNDASSYQSYGSTTYGARLQLGTPITEEIGVQWRYSIYNQNITLSPNSSGLTPSLAVRQAAAAGPTWVSAPGSTTTYSTLDNTKSPTSGIRSQLSQDLAGLGGDVKFLKTTEDVRYYKSLSSDLVGMVRAQGGYVTGWGGQQVPLMNNFFGGPTMVRGFAPNGFGPRDLTPGTTMDNVGGSAYWATTAELQSAIPGVPNEYGLRATAFVDAGSVFRYSGSTASLQVANKNVVRSSIGAGLTWASPFGALTVDYAVPLSKAAYDVVQPLRFSAGGF; the protein is encoded by the coding sequence TCGATCATCGTCGAAGGGAACCGCCGCGTCGATGCCGAGACCGTGCGCTCCTACTTTCATCCGGCGCCCGACGGGCATTTCGACGACGCCGCGCGTGACGCGGCGTTGAAAGCGCTGATCGCAACGGGCCTGTTCGAAAAGGTTTCCATCGAACGCGTTGGCGGGCGGCTTGTGGTGCACCTGTCCGAAGCGCCCGTGCTCGACCGCGTCGCATTCGAAGGCAACAAGAAGGTCAAGGACACCGACCTTGCCGCCGCCGTCGAAGCCAAGCCGCGCGGCTCGCTGCAACGCTCCACCGTGCAGGCCGACGCCGGCCGCATCATCGAGGCATACCGGCGCGCCGGTCGCTCCGAAGTCCGCGTCGAACCGCAAATCATCGATCGCGGCAATGGCCGGGTTGACCTCATCTACGCCATAACGGAGGGAGCAAAAACTCCGGTGCGGCAGATCGACTTCACCGGCAACAAGGCCTTCGGCAAACGACAGCTCAGCGCCGTGATCAAGACCTCCGCTACCCATATGCTGAGTTTTCTGACCGGCGGTAACGTCTACGATCCCGACCGCGTCGCGCAAGACCGGGAACAGCTGCGGCTTTACTACCGCAGCAAGGGTTATGCCGATGTCAGCGTCCCATCGGCAACGGCCGAGTATGATCCGGCCATGAAGGGCTTCACGCTGAACTTCGCAATCGACGAAGGCCCGCTCTATCACTTCCGGGAAGTCAGCGTCGCCTGCAACGTTCCTGGCCTGGATTGCGACAAGCTTCGCGCCCTCCCCACCGCTCACCCGGGCGCGGTATTCGATGGCAACGCTCTGGACAAGACCACCGAGCTTCTGGCCATTGAAATGTCAAAGCTCGGCTATCCCTTTGCCCAGGCGATACCTCGCCTCACCCGCGATGCTGCCACGCAACGTATCGACGTCGCCTTCGTCATCGAACAGGGGCCTCGCGCCTATGTCGAACGGATCGAGATTCACGGCAACACGCGCACCCGCGATTACGTGATCCGGCGCGAGTTCGACATCGCGGAAGGCGACGCCTACAACAAGACGCTGATCGACCGCGCCGAACGGCGCTTGAAGAATTTGAACTACTTCAAGACGGTGAAGATATCGAACAGGCCGGGCTCGGCGCCGGATCATGTCATCCTCGATGTCGAGGCGGTTGACCAGGCGACCGGCGACTTCAACGTGGCCGGCGGGTACTCGACCGTCGATGGCGCGCTCGTCGAGGTCAAAGTGGGCGAGCGTAATTTTTACGGCACGGGCAAGAACGTGCAGGCCACCTTTACCTATGGCCAATATGCGCGCGGCATAAATCTGGCTGCGTCCGAACCTTATTTCCTCGGCACCAAAGTCGCGGCCGGAATCGAACTCTTCGGCCGCCAAAACGACGCCAGCAGCTACCAATCCTACGGCAGCACCACCTACGGTGCGAGACTGCAACTCGGCACGCCGATTACCGAGGAAATTGGCGTGCAATGGCGCTACTCGATCTACAATCAGAACATCACGCTTTCGCCGAACAGTTCGGGCCTGACACCTTCGCTGGCCGTCCGGCAGGCCGCCGCCGCCGGTCCGACGTGGGTCTCCGCCCCCGGCAGCACGACGACCTACAGCACCCTGGACAACACAAAGAGCCCGACCAGCGGGATCAGGTCGCAGCTCAGTCAGGACCTGGCAGGACTTGGCGGCGACGTAAAGTTTCTGAAGACGACGGAGGACGTACGCTACTACAAATCGCTTAGCAGCGACCTGGTTGGCATGGTTCGCGCCCAGGGCGGCTACGTTACCGGTTGGGGTGGCCAGCAGGTGCCGCTGATGAACAATTTCTTCGGCGGCCCGACCATGGTGCGTGGATTTGCCCCCAACGGATTCGGCCCACGCGACCTGACGCCGGGCACCACGATGGACAATGTCGGCGGCAGCGCCTATTGGGCGACGACCGCCGAGCTGCAGAGCGCGATTCCCGGCGTACCCAACGAATACGGCCTCAGGGCCACCGCCTTCGTCGATGCCGGCAGCGTCTTCCGCTACAGCGGATCGACGGCATCGCTTCAGGTCGCCAACAAGAACGTGGTGCGCTCGTCGATCGGCGCAGGCCTGACCTGGGCCTCGCCGTTCGGCGCGTTAACCGTCGACTACGCCGTACCGCTGAGCAAGGCCGCCTACGACGTAGTGCAGCCACTGCGATTCAGCGCGGGAGGGTTTTGA
- a CDS encoding DUF6456 domain-containing protein, with product MPKAKRRKPYNPAKAHDRRSRDLLRNAEVATVEVDNPLALEPGEKIVALRSIRNDPLARLHSHRQIDEAQYQAGRAFQSDWEKAERGPRAVDPTREYVDGGQSREPITEGQRKAVLRLNRAERELGADGSALVHDVLVQGLTMDQVGQRRGLCTKRWSEYFSRRFRECLDRLALLYGFATEHPVPVKTLPR from the coding sequence ATGCCGAAAGCCAAACGCCGAAAGCCGTACAATCCCGCCAAGGCACATGACCGAAGGTCCCGCGATTTGTTACGCAATGCCGAAGTCGCAACCGTCGAGGTCGATAATCCCTTGGCGTTGGAGCCGGGCGAGAAGATCGTTGCCCTGCGTTCGATCCGCAACGATCCGCTCGCTCGCCTGCATTCCCATCGCCAGATCGACGAGGCGCAGTATCAGGCGGGGCGTGCGTTCCAGAGCGATTGGGAGAAGGCCGAACGCGGGCCGCGCGCGGTCGATCCGACCCGGGAATATGTCGATGGCGGGCAGAGCCGCGAGCCGATCACCGAGGGCCAGCGCAAAGCCGTGCTGCGGTTGAACCGGGCCGAACGCGAACTCGGCGCGGACGGCTCGGCGCTGGTGCATGACGTGCTGGTCCAGGGGCTAACCATGGATCAGGTCGGCCAGCGGAGGGGTCTGTGTACCAAACGCTGGAGCGAATATTTTTCAAGACGATTCCGCGAATGCCTCGACCGGCTGGCGCTGTTGTATGGTTTCGCGACGGAGCACCCGGTTCCCGTCAAAACCCTCCCGCGCTGA
- a CDS encoding GcrA family cell cycle regulator, whose protein sequence is MELSNWAPEHSDALREFIAKGMTFSEAARAINSRFNTSYSRSAALGRARRLGLGPDDRQQPSMPTKPADLPEIAEPRPSAFRAAALLWPAPVFKEIKPVKLRCVAIEPRHLSLIELERGDCRYPYGGDEEGEAITFCGHPRRPASSYCTPHFHLSRDPIVTAERAVSTVSLRVVEAA, encoded by the coding sequence ATGGAACTGTCGAACTGGGCGCCCGAGCACTCGGACGCGCTGCGGGAATTTATTGCCAAAGGCATGACCTTTTCGGAGGCCGCGCGAGCCATCAATTCACGATTCAATACGTCCTACTCCCGCAGTGCTGCGCTCGGGCGCGCCCGGCGCCTGGGACTGGGACCGGACGATCGCCAGCAACCGTCGATGCCCACCAAGCCTGCAGATCTGCCCGAGATCGCGGAGCCCCGTCCCAGCGCGTTCAGGGCGGCAGCGCTTCTTTGGCCGGCACCCGTGTTCAAAGAGATCAAGCCGGTCAAGCTGCGCTGCGTTGCAATCGAACCGCGGCATCTCTCCCTGATCGAGCTGGAGCGCGGCGATTGCCGCTATCCCTACGGCGGCGATGAAGAAGGTGAGGCCATCACCTTCTGCGGTCATCCGCGCCGCCCGGCTTCGAGCTATTGCACGCCGCATTTTCATCTGAGCCGCGATCCGATCGTGACCGCCGAACGCGCGGTGAGCACCGTTTCGCTGCGCGTGGTGGAGGCGGCATGA
- a CDS encoding S24 family peptidase, protein MLDIRLIERGLEKPGKTKGGLATAMGVRPGAVSEILSGIRLIKASEIAAIIDYLELNSVPIMGRVGAGASIEPEHEQVPPEGLGEVELPFPIAEETIAFEVAGDSMLPKYENGDIIVVYREQRHPLSSFYGEEAAVRLKTGERYLKTIERGKSPTSVNLTSFNAKPITGVKLEWIGEICVTLPRGQIERLRNKAAARARKVTRTTGGRTPDK, encoded by the coding sequence ATGCTGGACATCAGGTTGATCGAACGGGGCCTGGAGAAGCCGGGCAAGACCAAGGGTGGATTGGCCACCGCGATGGGCGTTCGCCCCGGCGCGGTTTCCGAGATCCTGTCCGGGATACGCCTGATCAAGGCGTCCGAAATCGCTGCGATCATCGACTATCTCGAATTGAACTCGGTGCCGATCATGGGCCGCGTCGGCGCCGGCGCCTCGATCGAGCCGGAACACGAGCAGGTGCCGCCGGAAGGCCTCGGCGAGGTCGAACTGCCCTTCCCGATCGCCGAAGAGACCATCGCCTTCGAGGTGGCCGGCGATTCCATGCTGCCAAAGTACGAGAATGGCGACATTATCGTGGTGTATCGCGAGCAGCGCCATCCGCTGTCGAGCTTCTATGGCGAGGAAGCTGCCGTCCGCCTGAAAACCGGCGAGCGTTATCTGAAGACGATCGAGCGCGGTAAATCTCCGACCTCGGTCAACCTCACGAGCTTCAATGCCAAGCCGATCACCGGCGTAAAGCTGGAATGGATCGGGGAGATCTGCGTCACCCTGCCCAGGGGCCAGATCGAGCGACTGCGCAACAAGGCGGCGGCCCGGGCACGCAAGGTGACAAGGACGACGGGCGGCCGCACGCCGGACAAATAG
- a CDS encoding OpgC domain-containing protein produces the protein MKAELAARDGDLRLCLLLGIAAWFLFLDHVPHNAVSLLTMRNFGFSGATDLFVFIGGYTAAILYGTMMLERGFVVTATRIFKRLWQLYAAYIVLFVIYIDLIGYAARKSRASELIGEFNVTGIVDHTIRTLIHGLLLQAKPLNLDVLQLFIVLMAVFPLVLFGMVRRPNVTMAGSIGLYFAARQFDWNLSSFPDGRWYLNPFCWQLLFVLGAWLALSGANQMRAVRKLQELAVLRAAAWLYLLFALAVTVAGKFPQAGIIPDLLRDAFLPNDQENLAPHRVLHFLALAFLFAYMVPRDWSGFRWQALQPVIRCGQEWLAVFCTGVFLSFAGHLVLITGPDSLLMHVLVSFAGILIMTGVAYYVSWSKRQDHKPAFRTQAMTGLPEEGRFAK, from the coding sequence ATGAAGGCCGAGCTCGCTGCGCGCGACGGCGATCTCCGACTCTGTCTCCTGCTTGGTATCGCGGCCTGGTTTCTCTTTCTGGATCACGTCCCGCACAATGCGGTCAGCCTGCTGACCATGCGCAATTTCGGGTTCAGCGGCGCCACCGACCTGTTCGTGTTTATCGGCGGCTATACTGCCGCAATCCTCTACGGAACGATGATGCTGGAGCGCGGGTTCGTCGTGACGGCAACCCGTATCTTCAAGCGGCTGTGGCAGCTTTACGCCGCCTATATCGTCCTGTTCGTGATCTATATCGATTTGATCGGATATGCCGCGCGCAAATCCCGCGCCTCCGAACTGATCGGCGAGTTCAACGTCACGGGAATCGTCGACCATACGATCCGGACGCTAATTCATGGCCTGCTGCTTCAGGCCAAGCCGCTGAATCTCGATGTGCTGCAACTTTTCATCGTATTGATGGCGGTCTTCCCGCTCGTTCTGTTCGGCATGGTCCGCCGGCCGAATGTCACCATGGCGGGGTCGATCGGTCTCTACTTCGCAGCCCGTCAGTTCGACTGGAATCTGTCTTCGTTCCCGGATGGACGGTGGTATCTCAACCCGTTCTGCTGGCAACTCCTGTTTGTGCTCGGCGCCTGGCTTGCGTTGAGCGGCGCGAATCAAATGCGCGCTGTACGTAAGCTTCAGGAACTCGCGGTCCTGCGCGCTGCGGCGTGGCTGTATCTGCTCTTTGCTTTGGCGGTGACGGTGGCAGGGAAATTTCCCCAGGCCGGCATCATCCCTGATCTCCTGCGCGATGCCTTTCTTCCCAACGACCAGGAAAACCTGGCCCCTCACAGGGTGCTTCACTTTCTCGCGCTGGCTTTTCTGTTTGCCTACATGGTGCCGCGAGACTGGTCCGGTTTCCGATGGCAGGCGCTGCAGCCGGTCATCAGGTGCGGCCAGGAGTGGCTGGCGGTCTTTTGCACCGGGGTGTTCCTTTCTTTTGCCGGACACCTCGTCCTGATCACGGGCCCGGATTCGCTTCTCATGCACGTCCTGGTCAGCTTCGCCGGGATTTTGATCATGACGGGCGTGGCCTACTACGTGTCGTGGTCCAAACGGCAGGATCACAAGCCCGCATTCCGAACCCAGGCAATGACGGGGCTTCCGGAGGAAGGCCGGTTCGCCAAATAA